Proteins encoded together in one Flavobacteriales bacterium window:
- a CDS encoding DUF4197 domain-containing protein — MRTYLHALGFMALLATPMTNRAQDLQGILGTAGQILGGGGSGTGLSNEEVVRGLKQALEVGSQRSVDLAGADGGFWNEPRIRIPFPAEAEKVRTTLLGLGMTKPVEDFERTMNKAAETAVKEAVPVFVDAITGLSVEDGFAILKGGADAATTLLRQRTTEALTGRFRPIVEKATAQVALTNYWTPLANAYNGAAIFTGGKAVDPDLNAYVTTKAIGGLFTLLADEERKIRENPLARTTELLKRVFGN; from the coding sequence ATGAGAACTTACCTGCATGCTCTGGGCTTCATGGCCCTTCTTGCCACGCCGATGACGAACCGTGCGCAGGACCTTCAGGGCATCCTGGGCACGGCGGGCCAGATCCTCGGCGGCGGGGGAAGCGGCACGGGCCTCAGCAATGAGGAGGTGGTGCGGGGGCTGAAGCAGGCGCTTGAGGTCGGCAGCCAGCGCAGCGTGGACCTCGCCGGCGCCGACGGTGGTTTTTGGAACGAGCCGCGCATCCGCATTCCCTTCCCCGCCGAGGCCGAGAAGGTGCGCACCACCCTGCTCGGCCTGGGCATGACCAAGCCGGTGGAGGACTTCGAGCGCACCATGAACAAAGCCGCCGAGACCGCCGTGAAGGAGGCCGTTCCGGTGTTCGTGGACGCCATCACGGGCCTGAGCGTGGAGGACGGTTTCGCGATCCTCAAAGGCGGTGCGGACGCCGCGACCACCCTGCTGCGGCAGCGCACCACCGAGGCGCTCACGGGCCGCTTCCGTCCCATCGTGGAGAAGGCCACCGCCCAGGTGGCGCTCACGAACTACTGGACCCCGCTGGCCAACGCCTATAACGGTGCAGCGATATTCACCGGCGGCAAGGCCGTGGACCCCGACCTGAACGCCTACGTCACCACCAAGGCCATCGGCGGGCTGTTCACCCTGCTGGCCGACGAGGAGCGGAAGATCCGTGAGAACCCGCTGGCGCGCACCACCGAGCTGCTCAAGCGCGTGTTCGGCAACTGA
- a CDS encoding acyl-CoA thioesterase: MAVRVVTTPVQVRFADVDMARHVHNATYLNYFELARMSYLAPLFGPEHDWTTEGLILGRNEVDYRRPVQLRDQVEVDCWCTRVGNMSFELAYAVHVLEGTARTLCAEGSSVMVCFNYLTHTTIPIPERIRIVLDQDARP; encoded by the coding sequence ATGGCCGTTCGTGTGGTCACCACCCCCGTGCAGGTGCGGTTCGCCGACGTGGACATGGCCAGGCATGTGCACAACGCGACCTACCTCAACTACTTCGAGCTGGCGCGCATGAGCTACCTGGCCCCGCTCTTCGGCCCGGAGCACGACTGGACCACGGAAGGCCTCATCCTGGGCCGCAATGAGGTGGACTACCGGCGGCCCGTGCAGCTGCGCGACCAGGTGGAGGTGGATTGCTGGTGCACCCGGGTGGGCAACATGAGTTTCGAGCTGGCCTACGCTGTGCATGTGCTGGAAGGCACGGCACGGACCTTGTGTGCCGAGGGCAGCAGTGTGATGGTGTGCTTCAACTACCTCACCCACACCACGATCCCCATCCCCGAACGCATCCGCATCGTCCTGGACCAGGACGCACGACCATGA
- a CDS encoding polysaccharide biosynthesis protein — MERAKAFPRWAVLLLDLGLCLTALVAAYQLRFNFRVPTLEWQLLGPVMPIYVAVRLGSFLLAGIQRGMVRHTGTEDARRIFFTVVAGSLVLAVLNLVREAVVDGRYLLPFSVLIIETMGTLIAMIASRIAVKLLYLKARGSGKERVNVVIHGAGEAGLITKRTLEREGSVRYAVTAFVDDDPRKAGRRLEGVEVWHTDRLPTLLADGEVQQVIIAIMNPDPEHRRKVVDACMAARVQVRSIPPVNAWINGQLSAGQIREVHIEDLLGRPIIRLDDSVVRSRFAGERVLVTGAAGSIGSELCRQLATLGVQRLVLLDQAESSLHDLSVELERSAPEVEISAVVGDVREREAMDRLIAHHRPAVVFHAAAYKHVPLMELQPAEAVRTNVGGTLNVADACVRHGVRDLVLVSTDKAVNPTSVMGATKRVAELYLRALHAQVTATRFITTRFGNVLGSSGSVIPLFRRQIAAGGPVTVTHPEVTRYFMTIPEACRLVLEAGTMGQGGEVYVFDMGAPVRIQDLAERMIRLSGKEPGRDIAIVHTGLRPGEKLYEELLAAKEDTQPTHHPRILIGRDHGAPPPGTLDGIRSIAAAARTVAPEELVARMKALVPEYLSRNSVFEALDEARPQ; from the coding sequence ATGGAACGCGCGAAGGCCTTTCCCCGCTGGGCGGTCCTCCTGTTGGACCTCGGCCTCTGCCTCACGGCCCTGGTGGCCGCCTACCAGTTGCGCTTCAACTTCCGGGTGCCCACCCTGGAATGGCAGCTGCTGGGACCGGTGATGCCGATCTACGTGGCCGTGCGGCTGGGCTCGTTCCTGCTGGCCGGCATCCAGCGCGGCATGGTGCGCCACACGGGCACCGAGGACGCACGCCGCATCTTCTTCACCGTCGTGGCCGGCTCGCTGGTGCTGGCCGTGCTCAACCTGGTCCGCGAAGCGGTGGTGGACGGCCGCTACCTCCTCCCCTTCTCGGTGCTCATCATCGAGACGATGGGCACCCTGATCGCCATGATCGCCTCCCGCATCGCGGTGAAGCTGCTCTACCTGAAGGCGCGCGGCAGCGGTAAGGAGCGGGTGAACGTGGTGATCCACGGGGCGGGCGAGGCGGGCCTGATCACCAAGCGCACCCTGGAGCGTGAAGGATCGGTGCGCTATGCGGTGACCGCCTTCGTGGACGACGACCCGCGCAAGGCCGGGCGACGGCTGGAGGGTGTGGAGGTGTGGCATACGGACCGGCTGCCCACCCTGCTGGCCGACGGCGAGGTGCAGCAGGTGATCATCGCCATCATGAACCCCGATCCGGAGCATCGTCGCAAGGTGGTGGACGCCTGCATGGCCGCCCGGGTGCAGGTGCGCAGCATTCCCCCGGTGAACGCCTGGATCAATGGGCAGCTCAGCGCGGGCCAGATCCGCGAGGTGCACATCGAGGACCTGCTCGGCCGCCCCATCATCCGGCTGGATGACTCCGTGGTGCGTTCCCGCTTCGCGGGCGAGCGCGTCCTGGTCACCGGGGCCGCAGGCAGCATCGGCAGCGAATTGTGCCGACAGCTCGCGACCCTCGGGGTGCAGCGCCTCGTGCTGCTGGACCAGGCCGAGAGCTCCCTGCACGACCTGTCCGTGGAGCTCGAACGCTCCGCACCGGAGGTGGAGATCTCCGCCGTGGTGGGCGATGTGCGCGAACGCGAGGCCATGGACAGGCTGATCGCGCATCACCGGCCGGCGGTGGTCTTCCATGCGGCGGCCTACAAGCACGTTCCGCTCATGGAGCTGCAGCCGGCCGAAGCGGTGCGCACCAACGTGGGCGGAACGCTGAACGTGGCCGATGCCTGCGTGCGGCACGGGGTGCGCGACCTGGTGCTGGTGAGCACGGACAAGGCCGTGAACCCCACCAGCGTGATGGGCGCCACCAAGCGGGTGGCCGAGCTCTACCTCCGCGCGCTGCATGCCCAGGTCACAGCCACGCGGTTCATCACCACGCGCTTCGGCAATGTGCTCGGCTCGAGCGGTTCGGTGATCCCGCTGTTCCGCCGCCAGATCGCCGCCGGGGGACCGGTGACGGTGACGCATCCGGAGGTGACGCGCTACTTCATGACGATCCCCGAGGCCTGCCGTCTGGTGCTGGAGGCCGGAACCATGGGGCAGGGCGGCGAGGTGTACGTCTTCGACATGGGGGCGCCCGTGCGCATCCAGGACCTGGCGGAGCGCATGATCCGCCTGAGCGGCAAGGAGCCCGGACGCGATATCGCCATCGTGCACACCGGCCTGCGCCCGGGCGAGAAGCTGTACGAGGAGCTACTGGCGGCGAAGGAGGACACACAGCCCACGCACCACCCGCGCATCCTCATCGGCCGCGATCACGGCGCTCCACCGCCCGGGACCTTGGACGGGATCCGGTCGATCGCCGCAGCGGCGCGCACCGTCGCCCCGGAGGAGCTCGTGGCACGGATGAAGGCGCTCGTCCCCGAGTACCTGAGCCGCAACTCGGTCTTCGAGGCGCTCGATGAGGCGCGGCCACAGTAG
- a CDS encoding glycosyltransferase family 4 protein yields MPRILFIGAHRRDRSPSQRYRFDQFIPYWEKHGFTVHYASLIDEADDAVFYTPGNLAAKARIFLKSYRLRQQHVAMAPRFDLVLIQREAFMTGSTRFERALARSGPPVIYDFDDAIWHMDVSDGNRRLRWLKDPGKTATLIQHAHHVIAGNAYLADYARQHNPQVEVIPTVIDTERYRPRVHGPSTGPVVIGWTGSRTSMAHLRKVTPMLEELGRRWGDRIRLRVVSDRPFTVPDLHVENVPWRSSSEPEDLAPMDIGIMPLRDDPWSRGKCGLKGLQYMAMGIPPVMSPVGVNTGIVRDGENGFLAADQGEWLEKLGLLIQDPDLRARLGRAARRTVEEGFSTVAWRDHYIDLFNHLIRTHGDPHRTEDHRAAARA; encoded by the coding sequence ATGCCCCGCATCCTGTTCATCGGCGCGCACCGCCGCGACCGCTCCCCGAGCCAGCGCTACCGGTTCGACCAGTTCATCCCGTACTGGGAGAAGCACGGCTTCACCGTGCACTACGCGTCCTTGATCGACGAGGCGGACGACGCGGTCTTCTACACGCCCGGCAACCTGGCGGCGAAGGCGCGCATCTTCCTGAAGAGCTACCGCCTGCGCCAACAGCATGTGGCCATGGCGCCGCGGTTCGACCTGGTCCTCATCCAGCGCGAGGCCTTCATGACCGGCAGCACGCGGTTCGAAAGGGCCCTGGCCCGCAGCGGCCCCCCGGTGATCTATGACTTCGACGACGCCATCTGGCACATGGACGTCAGTGACGGCAACAGGCGGCTCCGCTGGTTGAAGGATCCCGGCAAAACGGCCACGTTGATCCAGCATGCCCACCACGTGATCGCGGGCAACGCCTACCTGGCCGACTACGCCCGGCAGCACAACCCGCAAGTGGAGGTGATCCCCACGGTGATCGACACGGAACGCTATCGGCCACGGGTCCACGGGCCCTCGACGGGACCCGTCGTGATCGGCTGGACCGGCAGCCGGACCAGCATGGCCCACCTGCGTAAGGTGACGCCCATGCTGGAGGAGCTTGGGCGGCGATGGGGCGACCGCATCCGCCTGCGGGTGGTGAGCGACCGACCCTTCACCGTGCCGGACCTGCACGTGGAGAACGTGCCCTGGCGCAGCAGCAGCGAACCGGAGGACCTGGCGCCGATGGACATCGGCATCATGCCGTTGCGCGACGACCCCTGGAGCCGGGGCAAGTGCGGGCTCAAGGGCCTTCAGTACATGGCCATGGGCATTCCCCCGGTGATGTCGCCCGTGGGCGTCAACACCGGCATCGTGCGCGACGGGGAGAACGGCTTCCTGGCCGCCGACCAGGGGGAATGGCTGGAGAAGCTGGGCCTGCTGATCCAGGATCCCGACCTTCGTGCCCGGCTGGGCCGCGCCGCGCGCCGTACCGTGGAGGAAGGCTTCTCCACCGTGGCCTGGCGCGACCACTACATCGACCTGTTCAACCACCTCATCCGAACCCATGGAGACCCACACCGAACTGAAGACCACCGCGCTGCGGCACGTGCATGA
- the gcvT gene encoding glycine cleavage system aminomethyltransferase GcvT: protein MKTTALRHVHEALGAKMVPFAGFLMPVQYSGVTDEHLAVRNGVGLFDVSHMGEFLVRGPGALDLIQRVTSNDASKLTAGKVQYSCLPNDTGGIVDDLLVYRMQHADDHHYVLVVNAGNIAKDWNWINAHNTFDAKLEDISDHMGLLAVQGPKATATLQGLFSVDLSAMAYYTAQYAEMKGVGLVLISATGYTGAGGFEVYAPNPLVEKAWNAIMAAGAEHGIKPCGLAARDTLRLEMGFCLYGNDIDDTTSPIEAGLGWITKFTKDFTNSAALKAQKDNGTARRLVGFELIDRGVPRHGHTVVDATGAVIGTVTSGTHSPSLQKPIGLAYVPTALAAPGSELFIDVRGKALRARVVALPFYKAPA from the coding sequence CTGAAGACCACCGCGCTGCGGCACGTGCATGAGGCCCTCGGCGCCAAGATGGTGCCCTTCGCCGGCTTCCTGATGCCCGTGCAGTACAGCGGTGTCACGGACGAGCACCTCGCCGTGCGCAACGGAGTGGGCCTGTTCGACGTGAGCCACATGGGCGAGTTCCTCGTCCGCGGTCCTGGCGCGCTCGACCTCATCCAGCGCGTCACCAGCAACGACGCCTCCAAGCTCACCGCGGGCAAGGTGCAGTACAGCTGCCTGCCCAACGACACCGGTGGCATCGTGGACGACCTGCTGGTGTATCGCATGCAGCATGCGGACGACCACCACTATGTGCTGGTGGTGAACGCCGGGAACATCGCCAAGGACTGGAACTGGATCAACGCGCACAACACGTTCGACGCGAAGCTGGAGGACATCAGCGACCACATGGGCCTGCTGGCCGTGCAGGGCCCCAAGGCCACCGCCACCCTGCAGGGCCTCTTCAGCGTGGACCTGTCGGCCATGGCCTACTACACCGCGCAGTACGCGGAGATGAAGGGCGTGGGCCTGGTGCTCATCAGCGCCACGGGCTACACCGGCGCCGGCGGCTTCGAGGTGTACGCGCCCAACCCGCTGGTGGAGAAGGCCTGGAACGCCATCATGGCGGCGGGCGCGGAGCACGGGATCAAGCCCTGCGGCCTGGCCGCGCGTGACACGCTCCGTTTGGAGATGGGCTTCTGCCTCTACGGGAACGACATCGACGACACGACTTCGCCAATTGAAGCCGGACTGGGATGGATCACTAAATTCACGAAGGACTTCACCAATTCTGCGGCCTTGAAAGCGCAGAAGGACAACGGTACCGCGCGCCGTCTGGTGGGCTTCGAGCTCATCGACCGGGGCGTTCCGCGCCACGGACACACGGTGGTGGACGCCACGGGCGCCGTCATCGGCACGGTGACCAGCGGCACGCACAGCCCCTCGCTGCAGAAGCCCATCGGCCTGGCGTACGTGCCCACAGCCTTGGCGGCACCGGGGTCCGAGCTGTTCATCGACGTGCGCGGCAAGGCGCTCCGCGCCCGGGTGGTGGCGCTGCCCTTCTACAAGGCCCCGGCATGA
- a CDS encoding 2-phosphosulfolactate phosphatase, which produces MSTRVINPDYRYQVEVCFLPDQYPLYAQDMDIVVVIDVLRATSAMVTAFEHGVERIIPVSTVEEARQYLGREGHIVAAERNGEVVEGFQYGNSPLAFRGPEVAGKTLVMTTTNGTRTIELAQSAKRMVIGAFLNLTALSDWLVKQDGNVLLLCAGWKGKFNLEDSTFAGAVMDRLLESGKFGLEEDSSIAAQYLFHAARENFMSILKAAPRRRRIEQLQMLPDVKFCLTADTSTVIPMLQDGVLVPMKYEPVA; this is translated from the coding sequence ATGAGCACACGCGTCATCAACCCCGATTACCGCTACCAGGTGGAGGTCTGCTTCCTGCCCGACCAATATCCGCTGTACGCACAGGACATGGACATCGTGGTGGTGATCGATGTGCTGCGTGCCACCAGCGCCATGGTCACGGCGTTCGAGCACGGGGTGGAGCGCATCATCCCGGTGAGCACGGTGGAGGAGGCCCGGCAATACCTGGGGCGCGAGGGCCACATCGTGGCGGCCGAGCGCAACGGCGAGGTGGTGGAGGGCTTCCAGTACGGCAACTCGCCGCTGGCCTTCCGGGGGCCCGAGGTGGCCGGCAAGACGCTCGTGATGACCACCACCAACGGCACGCGCACCATCGAGCTGGCCCAAAGCGCCAAGCGCATGGTGATCGGCGCCTTTCTGAACCTCACCGCGCTCAGCGACTGGCTGGTGAAGCAGGATGGCAACGTGCTGCTGCTGTGCGCCGGCTGGAAAGGCAAGTTCAACCTGGAGGACAGCACCTTCGCCGGCGCCGTGATGGACCGGCTGCTGGAGAGCGGCAAGTTCGGCCTGGAGGAGGACAGCAGCATCGCCGCCCAGTACCTGTTCCACGCGGCGCGGGAGAACTTCATGAGCATCCTGAAGGCCGCGCCCCGCCGCCGCCGGATCGAGCAGTTGCAGATGCTGCCCGACGTGAAGTTCTGCCTCACCGCCGACACCAGCACGGTGATCCCCATGCTGCAGGACGGCGTGCTGGTGCCCATGAAGTACGAACCCGTGGCCTGA
- a CDS encoding S1/P1 Nuclease, with translation MRSGRSAFPLVLMAVLLAWPVLLAEEAGSWGFYGHKRINRMACFTLPPAMFPFFKRHIDFISDHAVDPDRRRYADPEEAPRHYIDIDHYAHGGQDPFAVMPERWNDAVAKFTEDTLKAYGIVPWHVNVMYGRLVSAFQRGDVDRILRYAADLGHYVGDAHVPLHTTENYNGQLTGQHGIHAFWESRIPELSAEGYDHLVGRARYLDSPLGRAWDAVRDSHAAVDSVLAIERSVDEAWSDDRQYVMEERGRTGMRTYSRDYTAAYEAAMDGMVERRMNASIIVLGSFWYSAWVDAGQPDLDRLEQKEVSDSLKRVIAAEEEQFRIARQAFGRDHPE, from the coding sequence ATGCGCAGCGGACGCTCCGCCTTTCCCCTCGTGCTGATGGCGGTGCTGCTCGCCTGGCCCGTGCTGCTCGCCGAGGAGGCCGGTAGCTGGGGCTTCTACGGCCACAAGCGGATCAACCGGATGGCCTGCTTCACCTTGCCGCCGGCCATGTTCCCCTTCTTCAAGCGCCACATCGACTTCATCAGCGACCACGCGGTGGACCCCGACCGGCGCCGCTATGCCGACCCCGAGGAGGCTCCGCGGCACTACATCGACATCGACCACTACGCCCACGGAGGCCAGGACCCCTTCGCGGTGATGCCCGAGCGCTGGAACGACGCGGTGGCCAAGTTCACCGAGGATACGCTGAAGGCGTACGGCATCGTGCCATGGCACGTCAACGTGATGTATGGCCGTCTGGTGAGCGCCTTCCAGCGCGGTGACGTGGATCGCATCCTGCGCTACGCCGCCGACCTGGGCCATTACGTCGGCGACGCGCATGTGCCCCTGCACACCACCGAGAACTACAACGGCCAGCTCACCGGCCAGCACGGCATCCATGCCTTCTGGGAGAGCCGCATCCCCGAGCTGAGCGCCGAAGGCTACGACCACCTGGTGGGCCGTGCGCGCTACCTGGACTCACCCCTGGGCCGCGCCTGGGACGCTGTGCGCGACAGCCATGCCGCCGTGGACAGCGTGCTGGCCATCGAACGCAGCGTGGACGAGGCCTGGTCGGACGACCGGCAGTACGTGATGGAGGAGCGCGGTCGCACGGGCATGCGCACGTACAGCCGGGATTACACGGCCGCCTACGAAGCTGCCATGGACGGCATGGTGGAACGGCGGATGAACGCCAGCATCATCGTGCTCGGAAGCTTCTGGTATTCCGCGTGGGTGGACGCCGGCCAGCCCGACCTGGACCGCCTGGAGCAGAAGGAGGTCAGCGACAGCCTCAAGCGCGTGATCGCGGCCGAGGAGGAGCAGTTCCGCATCGCCCGGCAGGCCTTCGGCCGGGACCATCCGGAGTAG
- a CDS encoding M20/M25/M40 family metallo-hydrolase, with translation MRTLPTLLLLAALPATAQPVTTIVVTDAEVEQVLRGQYDPALYAASSPITEHGTMLCEMRHALEADSLRASLEALEGFHTRHSYSDTVSDTQGIGAARRWAFAHFARSGQASEGRLLPAYLQFDWPNGSCGDAFGWRNVLAVLPGSDTTDHQLVLIEAHLDSRCAGDCDVDRPAPGMEDNGSGSALVLELARVMSRYSFRHTLVFMLTTGEEQGLVGAEAMAQWCAQEGIAIKAVLNNDIVGGVLCGQTSSAPSCASPGSVDSLRVRLFAAGSIATPHRTFARTVRLMYEEKLQDQMAVPMAVEVMDREDRDGRGGDHIPFRAQGFRNVRFTSANEHGSAEVDSAWYTDHQHTSDDVLGVDTDGDLQVDSFFVDFNYLQRNTLINGMAAALMALGPAEPEFVVHDEPAGLRVSFTPAPGHMAYRIGVRRTNTGPDFDAVYRTADTSYLVPGLTGGLAYAISVAVVDSNGVMSPFTREQVKGNDADTPSQPVDDLPYGISCWGIGVPEPAAQAAWAWLSPPVPDPFSQEALFTVHAPTSLSTRTEAYLLIRAADGRAIGRVPLRLSPGRTDVHYHHAGAAGAHTVSLVVDGRLMATERFVVVR, from the coding sequence GTGCGTACCCTGCCCACCCTGCTCCTGCTTGCCGCACTGCCCGCCACGGCGCAACCGGTGACCACCATCGTGGTGACCGATGCCGAAGTGGAGCAGGTGCTGCGCGGTCAGTACGATCCCGCGCTCTACGCGGCCTCCTCCCCCATCACGGAGCACGGCACCATGCTGTGCGAGATGCGGCATGCCCTCGAGGCCGACTCGTTGCGCGCCTCGCTGGAGGCCTTGGAAGGCTTCCACACCCGCCACTCGTACAGCGATACGGTGAGCGATACGCAGGGCATCGGTGCCGCGCGCCGCTGGGCCTTTGCGCACTTCGCCCGCTCCGGGCAGGCGAGCGAAGGCCGCCTGCTGCCTGCCTATCTACAGTTCGACTGGCCCAACGGGTCGTGCGGTGATGCCTTCGGTTGGCGCAACGTGCTCGCCGTGCTGCCCGGCAGCGACACCACCGACCATCAACTGGTGTTGATCGAGGCCCACCTGGACAGCCGCTGCGCGGGCGATTGTGACGTGGACCGCCCCGCGCCCGGCATGGAGGACAACGGCAGCGGATCGGCACTGGTGCTGGAACTGGCGCGCGTGATGAGCCGCTACAGCTTCCGGCACACCCTCGTGTTCATGCTCACCACCGGCGAGGAACAGGGCCTGGTGGGCGCCGAGGCCATGGCGCAATGGTGCGCGCAGGAAGGCATCGCCATCAAGGCGGTACTGAACAACGACATCGTGGGCGGGGTGCTGTGCGGGCAGACGTCCAGCGCCCCGTCGTGTGCGTCGCCCGGCTCGGTGGACAGCCTGCGCGTGCGCCTCTTCGCAGCCGGCAGCATCGCCACCCCGCACCGCACCTTCGCCCGCACGGTGCGCCTGATGTACGAGGAGAAGCTGCAGGACCAGATGGCCGTGCCCATGGCCGTGGAGGTGATGGACCGCGAGGACCGTGACGGCCGCGGAGGCGATCACATCCCGTTCCGTGCGCAGGGCTTCCGCAACGTCCGCTTCACCAGCGCCAACGAACACGGCAGCGCCGAGGTGGACAGCGCATGGTACACCGACCATCAACACACAAGCGATGATGTGCTCGGCGTGGACACTGATGGCGACCTGCAGGTGGACAGCTTCTTCGTGGACTTCAACTACCTGCAACGCAACACGCTGATCAACGGCATGGCCGCGGCCCTGATGGCGCTCGGTCCGGCGGAGCCGGAGTTCGTGGTGCACGACGAGCCCGCCGGACTGCGCGTGAGCTTCACGCCCGCACCGGGCCACATGGCCTACCGCATCGGCGTGCGACGAACCAACACCGGCCCCGATTTCGACGCGGTGTACCGAACGGCCGACACCAGCTACCTGGTCCCCGGTCTCACCGGGGGGCTGGCCTACGCCATCAGTGTGGCCGTGGTCGACAGCAACGGGGTCATGAGCCCGTTCACGCGTGAACAGGTGAAGGGCAACGATGCGGACACGCCTTCACAGCCCGTGGACGACCTGCCCTACGGGATCTCCTGCTGGGGCATCGGGGTTCCGGAACCGGCAGCCCAGGCGGCATGGGCCTGGTTGAGCCCGCCTGTCCCGGACCCCTTCTCGCAGGAGGCCCTGTTCACGGTGCACGCACCGACAAGCCTTTCCACACGGACGGAGGCCTACCTGCTGATCCGCGCGGCGGACGGCCGGGCGATCGGACGGGTGCCCCTGCGCCTGTCCCCAGGACGCACGGATGTACACTACCACCACGCCGGCGCGGCCGGTGCCCACACCGTTTCGTTGGTCGTGGATGGTCGCTTGATGGCGACGGAACGCTTCGTCGTCGTGCGCTGA
- a CDS encoding autotransporter outer membrane beta-barrel domain-containing protein, producing the protein MKKLLLIAALVPLAGAASAQFQVNPQLGLTYQHLTDDDPNVEFRGTVGWQVGTDLRIGNRAYFQPGVFFGRNVTAVKTTLNDSVLAEGDIIRTNLRLKLLGGYRIVDSYQFDLRFFAGPTYDVLLSVDDRDDHIGWNKGDFNNGSFNVDAGLGFDMGLFTLEPSVSFGLSRVFSDNIRVKDIGSRYLTYGLTVGLNFGDDDKND; encoded by the coding sequence ATGAAAAAGCTCCTGCTCATCGCCGCTCTTGTGCCCCTGGCCGGTGCGGCCTCCGCCCAGTTCCAAGTGAACCCGCAGTTGGGCCTCACCTATCAGCACCTCACCGACGACGACCCCAACGTGGAGTTCCGTGGCACGGTGGGCTGGCAGGTGGGCACCGACCTCCGCATCGGCAACCGCGCCTACTTCCAACCGGGTGTGTTCTTCGGTCGCAACGTGACGGCGGTAAAGACCACGCTCAACGACTCGGTGTTGGCCGAAGGCGACATCATCCGCACCAACCTGCGCCTGAAGCTGCTCGGCGGCTACCGCATCGTCGATAGCTACCAGTTCGACCTGCGCTTCTTCGCCGGCCCCACATACGATGTGCTGCTGAGCGTGGACGATCGCGACGACCACATCGGTTGGAACAAGGGCGACTTCAACAACGGCTCCTTCAACGTGGATGCCGGCCTGGGCTTCGACATGGGCCTGTTCACGCTGGAGCCCAGCGTGAGCTTCGGATTGAGCCGCGTGTTCAGCGACAACATCCGGGTGAAGGACATCGGCTCGCGCTACCTCACCTACGGGTTGACCGTTGGTCTGAACTTCGGCGACGACGACAAGAACGACTGA
- a CDS encoding heme-binding protein, whose amino-acid sequence MKWTLFITAATIVLFLVAQLMSLWAVRRVEQVPYRVVERLRDLEVRAYPPHWAVGHHTHNARYAEAAPMGFRRLARYIFGGNDHEERIAMTAPVTLEQDDRGYTVFFGMPGGRTDHDLPVPDDPTVLVLERPSARMACVRFGGRATDLRIAREVERLQRALTGSPWRAVGRPVVMGYNPPWQLLGRRNEVAIAVEPADSQG is encoded by the coding sequence ATGAAGTGGACGCTGTTCATCACGGCCGCGACGATCGTGCTCTTCCTGGTGGCGCAGCTGATGAGCCTTTGGGCCGTGCGGCGCGTGGAGCAGGTCCCGTATCGCGTGGTGGAGCGCTTGAGGGACCTTGAGGTGCGCGCGTATCCACCGCATTGGGCCGTGGGTCATCACACGCACAACGCTCGCTACGCCGAGGCCGCTCCGATGGGTTTCCGCCGCCTGGCCCGCTATATCTTCGGTGGCAACGACCATGAGGAACGCATCGCCATGACGGCCCCGGTGACGCTGGAGCAGGATGACCGGGGCTACACGGTGTTCTTCGGCATGCCCGGTGGCCGCACGGACCATGACCTGCCGGTGCCCGATGATCCCACGGTGCTGGTGCTGGAGCGTCCGTCCGCGCGCATGGCCTGCGTGCGCTTCGGCGGACGGGCCACCGACCTTCGGATCGCTCGCGAGGTGGAGCGCCTGCAGCGTGCGTTGACGGGTTCGCCGTGGCGTGCGGTCGGGCGCCCCGTGGTGATGGGCTACAACCCGCCGTGGCAGCTGCTTGGCCGCCGCAACGAGGTGGCTATCGCCGTGGAACCTGCTGACAGCCAAGGCTGA